A DNA window from Engystomops pustulosus chromosome 10, aEngPut4.maternal, whole genome shotgun sequence contains the following coding sequences:
- the CFAP57 gene encoding cilia- and flagella-associated protein 57 — translation MSVIVAQSHHIFGLRPKVANNICYFDEQTVIFPSGNNCIKYNVDQRWQRFIPGSEKSQGMQALAISPNRRYLAMSEKASDKATITIYDLASMPFKKRKVLSASDFTAHEFVSIAFSPDSKYLVALSGGPEWQIIFWMWEKQKEMATVRADSQNSPIYQVTFNPHDNSQICVSGHGVFKIFRYVDGHLKQTNFQKVEAHNFLSHAWLSEDRVICGTDTGKLYLWVSGEMRWEYSIGGRADAQHQTSNKRRASSEDGRAPSARGSSASSSININSILAYSKGFLCSGGPGTTCMFEKAEDGEFYKRGRNIRIPQDKNSTEGGVPEQQEVLCMCLSPSEETVIVSTDRGQIYSIALSSADITKGDDVHFEFLTEPWHSSAITGLSVCIRKPLIATCALDRSVRIWNYENNSLDLYKEFQEEAFSISLHPFGLYVLVGFSDKLRLMNLLIDDMRPFKEFTVRGCKECVFSHGGHLFAAVNGNVIHIYSTTTFENVVNLKGHNGKVRSVAWSADDSKLVSCGLDGAVYEWNSLTGKRESECVLKSCNYSCVALSPDSKTIFAVGSDQTLKEISDSQIITEAPSFDVTYTAVAISHSGRMVFTGTSTGTVRSMKYPLPLHREYNEYQAHAGPVTRLVVTYDDQNLLSISEDGCLMVWKISDKESRGLKRDKELTYAEEVLITKSDLEEKNQVMLELKTRVEELKMESEYQLRLKDMNYNEKLKELTEKFIQEMEVLKTTNQVLKAEAERQELKHQEELAEVIEKQSRELQDLETANNQKLLLEYEKYQELQVKSQRMQEDDERQLHELEESKSQALEELTEHYEAKVHEKTSQLQQAQDEARQQLREFEETKKQIEEDADREIQDIKIKYERRLREEREVSLRLKGESGIMRKKFSSLQKDIEERTADIERMKTEEQKLQGVIKSLDKDIQGLKREIQERDETIQDKEKRIYDLKKKNQELEKFKFVLDYKIKELKKQIEPRENEIKEMKEQIQEMEAELERFHKQNTQLDLNITELKQKLKATEREMQKERQKVRDVEAVVKRFKTDLHNCVGFIQEPKKLKDNIRELYSKYVQESDAAEIVGIDADIQREYARQREHLERSLSTLQKKLVKDTEIHRADNVRVMQENVTLIKEINELRRELKVSRTKVHDLEVALGVERKNRRSSPAESKGSFVGGEQLSSGVLRLNIEEETARIIEMQKLEIKRLRDLLQCQDLTAGIRPTSVGRLPSLTT, via the exons ATGTCGGTGATCGTGGCGCAGTCTCATCACATCTTCGGTCTCCGACCTAAAGTCGCCAACAATATCTGTTACTTTGATGAGCAGACGGTGATATTCCCGTCCGGAAACAACTGTATAAAGTATAACGTGGATCAGAGATGGCAGAGGTTCATTCCAG GCTCAGAGAAGAGTCAGGGCATGCAGGCGTTAGCAATCAGCCCCAACCGCCGCTACCTCGCCATGTCCGAAAAAGCCTCTGACAAGGCTACAATCACCATCTATGACTTGGCGTCCATGCCATTCAAGAAGCGCAAGGTCCTGAGCGCCTCTGACTTCACCGCACACGAATTTGTCAGCATCGCCTTCTCACCGGACTCCAAGTACCTGGTGGCTCTGAGTGGGGGTCCTGAGTGGCAGATCATCTTCtggatgtgggagaagcaaaaAGAGATGGCGACCGTGAGGGCGGACAGTCAGAACAGCCCCATTTACCAG GTGACCTTTAACCCCCACGACAACTCCCAGATCTGTGTCAGTGGACACGGGGTCTTTAAAATTTTCCGCTATGTGGACGGGCATCTGAAACAGACAAACTTTCAAAAAGTGGAGGCTCATAACTTCCTGAGCCACGCGTGGCTGTCCGAAGACCGAGTCATCTGCGGGACGGACACGGGGAAGCTTTATCTGTGGGTGTCTGGAGAGATGCGCTGGGAATACAGCATCGGGGGAAGGGCCGACGCCCAACATCAGACGTCCAACAAAAGACGGGCGTCCTCTGAAGACGGGCG CGCCCCCTCTGCACGGGGCAGCTCCGCGTCCTCCTCCATAAACATCAATTCCATTTTGGCCTATTCTAAAGGATTCCTGTGCTCGGGGGGCCCCGGCACCACCTGCATGTTCGAGAAAGCGGAAGATGGAGAATTCTACAAGCGAGGCCGCAATATAAGG ATCCCACAAGATAAGAACAGTACTGAAGGGGGGGTCCCTGAGCAGCAGGAGGTCCTGTGTATGTGCCTGAGCCCCTCCGAGGAGACGGTCATCGTCAGTACTGATAGGGGTCAGATCTACAGCATCGCCCTGTCCTCAGCCGACATCACTAAG GGGGACGACGTTCACTTTGAGTTCCTGACTGAGCCTTGGCACTCATCCGCCATCACAGGACTGAGCGTCTGTATCCGCAAACCACTGATAGCCACCTGCGCGCTGGACCGCTCTGTCCGCATCTGGAACTACGAGAACAA TTCTCTGGATCTGTATAAGGAGTTccaggaggaggcgttcagtaTCTCTCTTCATCCCTTTGGACTGTATGTGCTGGTTGGATTCTCGGATAAGCTGCGGCTGATGAATCTGCTTATAGATGATATGCGGCCATTCAAAGAATTCACAGTGCGCGGGTGTAAGGAG tgtgtcttCAGTCATGGAGGACACCTCTTTGCGGCTGTGAACGGCAATGTCATCCACATCTACTCCACAACAACCTTTGAGAATGTCGTCAATCTTAAAGGTCACAATGGAAAG GTGCGCTCGGTGGCCTGGAGTGCTGATGACAGTAAGCTGGTGTCCTGCGGCCTGGACGGAGCCGTCTACGAGTGGAACTCACTGACCGGTAAGAGGGAGTCCGAGTGTGTCCTGAAGTCCTGCAACTACAGCTGCGTGGCCCTGTCCCCCGACTCCAAGACCATCTTTGCTGTTGGTTCTGACCAGACGCTGAAGGAGATCAGTGACTCGCAG ATAATAACAGAAGCGCCGTCCTTCGATGTGACGTACACGGCGGTCGCCATCTCACATTCCGGGCGCATGGTCTTCACCGGCACATCTACCGGGACCGTGCGCTCCATGAAGTATCCGCTACCTCTCCATAGGGAATACAACGAGTACCAGGCACACGCGGGGCCTGTCACCAGG CTGGTGGTGACATACGATGACCAGAATCTCCTGTCCATCTCCGAAGATGGATGTCTTATGGTCTGGAAGATTTCTGACAAGGAGAGCCGAGGCCTGAAGCGGGATAAAGAATTGACGTATGCGGAGGAGGTGCTCATCACCAAGTCTGACCTGGAGGAGAAG AACCAGGTGATGCTGGAGCTGAAGACTCGTGTGGAGGagctgaagatggagagcgagtaTCAGCTGCGACTGAAGGACATGAACTACAACGAGAAGCTGAAGGAGCTGACCGAGAAATTCATCCAGGAAATGGAGGTTCTGAAGACAACCAATCAG GTACTGAAAGCTGAAGCTGAGAGACAGGAACTGAAACATCAAGAGGAGCTCGCGGAGGTGATCGAGAAGCAATCGCGGGAGCTGCAGGACCTTG AGACGGCCAATAACCAGAAGCTTCTGCTGGAGTATGAGAAGTACCAGGAGCTGCAGGTGAAGTCCCAGCGCATGCAGGAGGACGACGAGCGGCAGCTCCATGAACTGGAGGAGAGTAAGAGCCAGGCCCTGGAGGAACTGACCGAGCACTACGAGGCCAAAGTACACGAGAAGACGTCTcagctgcagcag GCTCAGGATGAAGCGCGTCAGCAGCTGAGAGAATTTGAAGAAACAAAGAAGCAGATCGAAGAGGACGCAGACCGAGAGATCCAGGACATCAAGATAAAGTATGAGCGGCGCCTGCGGGAGGAGCGGGAGGTGTCACTGCGGCTCAAGGGGGAGAGCGGAATCATGAGGAAAAAG TTCAGCAGTCTCCAGAAAGACATTGAAGAACGCACGGCCGACATCGAGAGGATGAAGACGGAGGAGCAGAAGCTGCAGGGAGTCATCAAGTCTCTGGATAAAGACATCCAGGGGCTGAAGAGAGAGATTCAGGAGAGGGATGAGACCATACAGGACAAG GAGAAGAGAATCTATGATCTGAAGAAGAAGAACCAGGAGCTGGAGAAGTTCAAATTCGTTCTGGATTATAAAATCAAGGAACTGAAGAAGCAGATCGAGCCGCGGGAAAACGAGATCAAAGAGATGAAGGAGCAGATCCAGGAG ATGGAGGCCGAGCTGGAGCGCTTCCATAAGCAGAACACACAACTGGACCTGAACATCACAGAACTGAAGCAGAAGCTGAAAGCCACCGAGAGGGAGATGCAGAAGGAGAGGCAGAAG gtgcGGGATGTTGAGGCTGTGGTGAAACGTTTCAAGACTGATCTGCACAACTGCGTCGGGTTCATCCAGGAGCCCAAAAAACTGAAAGACAACATCCGGGAGCTGTACTCCAAATACGTGCAGGAGAGCGACGCA GCAGAAATTGTGGGGATAGACGCGGACATCCAGCGGGAATACGCCCGGCAGCGGGAGCACCTGGAGCGCAGCCTCAGCACCTTACAGAAGAAGCTGGTGAAGGACACGGAGATCCACCGGGCCGACAACGTGCGCGTCATGCAG GAAAATGTGACATTGATTAAGGAGATTAATGAGTTACGTCGGGAGCTGAAGGTCAGTCGTACAAAGGTCCACGACCTGGAGGTGGCACTTGGGGTAGAAAGGAAAAATCGGAGGAGCAGCCCGGCCGAATCCAAAG GCTCCTTTGTCGGGGGGGAGCAGCTTTCCTCCGGGGTCCTGCGGCTAAATATCGAGGAAGAAACAGCAAGAATCATCGAAATGCAGAAACTGGAGATCAAGCGTCTGCGCGACCTGCTGCAGTGTCAGGACCTGACAGCCGGGATCAGACCGACATCCGTGGGGAGATTACCCTCACTCACCACCTGA
- the EBNA1BP2 gene encoding probable rRNA-processing protein EBP2 produces the protein MSDHEEDSTSDSDLDPTELTDKELQEAFSQGKLKPGLNVVLDEKKKTANDVRGLQQSLKDLKKDLPWVERLDVTTAPAPDPVLQNGSAAPEGEVDAEDDFKREMVFYRQAQASVLLALPLLKKFKVATKRPDDYFAEMAKSDQQMQKVRKKLQEKQISMEKSEKAKQLRALKKYGKKVQVEVLQKRQKEKSNMMNQIKKYQKGLSDKLDFLEGDEPQKSGGGGNPKAKRGPNAKRKYKDQKFGFGGKKKGSKMNTRDSCNDVSGFRAKVAHGKSRPGNKGAKKANRRPGKMVRQKQKSKGR, from the exons ATGTCGGACCATGAGGAGGACAGCACCTCAGACTCAGATTTGGATCCCACAGAACTTACTGACAAAGAG CTACAAGAAGCTTTCAGTCAGGGGAAGCTGAAGCCTGGACTCAACGTGGTGCTGGACGAGAAGAAGAAAACGGCTAATGATGTG AGGGGACTGCAGCAAAGTCTGAAGGATCTGAAGAAGGATCTTCCTTGGGTCGAACGTCTGGATGTGACAACTGCCCCTGCACCCGACCCAGTGCTGCAGAACGGGAGCGCAGCTCCGGAGGGGGAAGTGGACGCAGAGGACGATTTCAAGAGAGAGATGGTCTT ttatCGGCAGGCTCAGGCTTCTGTGCTTCTCGCTCTTCCACTTCTAAAGAAATTTAAAGTCGCTACCAAACGTCCTGATGATTATTTTGCAGAAATGGCCAAATCTGACCAACAGATGCAGAAG GTCCGAAAGAAACTACAAGAAAAACAGATTTCAATGGAGAAATCGGAAAAAGCCAAACAGCTGCGAGCGCTGAAGAAATACGGGAAGAAG GTGCAAGTGGAAGTTTTGCAGAAGAGACAGAAGGAGAAATCCAATATGATGAATCAGATCAAGAAGTATCAGAAAG GTCTGTCTGATAAGTTGGATTTTCTGGAGGGTGACGAACCTCAGAAGTCGGGAGGAGGAGGAAACCCCAAAGCTAAGAGAGG ACCCAATGCCAAGAGGAAATACAAAGACCAGAAGTTTGGTTTTGGTGGAAAGAAGAAAGGATCAAAGATGAACACGAGGGACAGTTGTAACGATGTCTCAGGATTCCGGGCAAAAGTAGCACATGGAAAATCCAGACCTGGGAACAAGGGAGCCAAGAAAGCAAAT agACGTCCCGGTAAGATGGTTCGGCAGAAACAGAAGAGTAAAGGAAGATAG